The Coffea arabica cultivar ET-39 chromosome 8e, Coffea Arabica ET-39 HiFi, whole genome shotgun sequence genome window below encodes:
- the LOC113703651 gene encoding uncharacterized protein isoform X4, whose product MDTVGLALPEAVVAVSKLMGSEGFSSGGSGGVGAAVGIVQAGRPEGNSVTIRPSFDACSHRGAPTMGERERNMGKRTECEHLVIKMPVMREAKIPPEPAFQYKVPDTGRFVPNGQLSNLHLGDASEELKLLSMNASQSLTTNPEAKQLHRRSGKVSGSNSGGSKRSRIVQLELSTGETGLEDMKGSSSRTGYCPAKFTVAEKSQMPKQRNNSNAKRNDKRNGRIPKSRCDSFCLKNGLVSFSSVAGGGNFVVYGSKSDIFDGTKPVDELPLSELLDGSYNCPSLVKDKGKAVENSNENLLHLVRKAASLIWRQSPVHSQNPANINDVDNQNVSMGPFSIGACPTSRMDGEKEDSCTVNQPSNYKDSCGHMKPLAVAVDSPLCPPKDILERLALPPSKDLDSLLLDAVRPASSSRTGTDLRLGKTVFHRTGLPPFSWSHNSSGHVKSGSDTVKLSANRTTCPGRWVKVGNTLTPVKGSNLSMLDLKSLTYNHRLVPSGNLPSTPLGVENASSICLNISSREQGVSSSAAFSASQDPSDELSPRLLAAAQTLYEIASHSTRQNSHEMMKWLKQPSQKTMKACTLKLSQKSEKFFVPPKASIGPDNLVKVADGMFPSKKLRLSADEKTDAVCHIKPGKRAPTNWSAPRSIRSSPSKLFRDSVPEMKNYNRHIVNKSYMMPPPSRVADKACNSRQKLKKIVPMDWNSTASDLD is encoded by the exons ATGGACACGGTGGGGTTGGCTCTTCCGGAGGCGGTGGTTGCGGTGTCTAAGCTTATGGGATCAGAGGGTTTTAGCAGCGGCGGCAGCGGAGGTGTTGGGGCTGCTGTCGGAATAGTTCAGGCTGGTCGGCCGGAGGGTAATTCGGTCACGATTCGGCCTTCTTTTGATGCATGCAGTCACAGAG GTGCTCCAACTATGGGTGAAAGGGAAAGAAATATGGGAAAAAGGACGGAATGCGAACATCTTGTGATTAAGATGCCAGTGATGAGGGAAG CTAAGATTCCTCCAGAGCCAGCTTTTCAATATAAGGTACCAGATACAGGACGTTTTGTACCTAATGGACAGCTATCCAACTTACATCTTGGTGATGCTTCTGAGGAATTGAAACTGCTTAGTATGAATGCATCTCAATCTTTGACTACTAACCCAGAGGCTAAACAGTTGCATCGAAGATCTGGGAAAGTCTCAGGAAGCAATAGTGGTGGTTCAAAGAGGTCAAGAATAGTACAGTTGGAACTTTCAACCGGTGAAACTGGTTTAGAAGATATGAAGGGCAGTTCTTCTCGTACTGGATATTGTCCTGCAAAATTCACAGTTGCAG AGAAAAGTCAAATGCCTAAGCAAAGGAACAATTCAAATGCCAAGCGGAATGATAAAAGAAATGGTAGAATTCCTAAAAGCAGATGTGATTCATTCTGTCTGAAAAATGGCTTGGTTAGCTTCAGTTCTGTTGCTGGAGGAGGCAATTTTGTTG TATATGGTTCCAAGTCTGACATTTTTGATGGCACAAAGCCAGTTGATGAACTGCCTCTCAGTGAACTCCTTGATGGCAGTTATAACTGTCCTAGTTTGGTAAAAGATAAGGGAAAAGCAGTTGAAAATTCAAATGAGAATCTTCTGCATTTAGTTAGAAAGGCCGCCTCTCTTATCTGGCGCCAAAGTCCTGTTCACTCCCAAAACCCTGCAAATATTAATGATGTTGATAACCAGAACGTCTCCATGGGCCCTTTCAGCATTGGTGCTTGTCCAACAAGCAGGATGGATGGTGAGAAAGAAGATTCCTGCACTGTAAATCAGCCTTCTAACTATAAG GATTCTTGTGGCCATATGAAACCACTTGCCGTTGCTGTTGATTCTCCCCTGTGTCCACCAAAAGATATCTTGGAACGACTTGCACTTCCACCATCCAAGGATTTGGACTCTCTGCTTCTGGATGCTGTGAGGCCTGCTTCATCTTCAAGAACTGGCACTGACCTCCGTTTAGGGAAGACAGTATTTCATCGAACTGGCTTGCCGCCTTTTTCTTGGTCTCATAATTCCTCTGGCCATGTTAAATCTGGTTCAGATACAGTTAAGTTATCTGCTAATAGGACCACATGCCCAGGTAGATGGGTAAAAGTGGGAAACACTCTTACTCCTGTGAAAGGCTCAAACCTTTCGATGTTAGATTTGAAGTCGCTCACTTATAATCACAGACTAGTTCCTTCAGGAAATCTACCATCTACACCTTTGGGGGTAGAAAATGCCTCATCCATATGTCTAAACATTAGTTCCCGTGAACAGGGTGTATCATCATCAGCAGCATTCTCAGCTTCCCAGGACCCTTCAG ATGAGTTGTCTCCCAGACTTTTGGCTGCTGCTCAGACACTCTatgaaattgcatctcattCCACGAGGCAGAACTCACATGAAATGATGAAGTGGTTGAAGCAACCTTCCCAGAAGACCATGAAAGCTTGCACGTTAAAATTAAGtcagaaatctgaaaaattctTTGTGCCTCCAAAAGCATCAATAGGACCCGATAATCTGGTCAAAGTTGCTGATGGTATGTTTCCTAGCAAGAAGCTTAGACTTTCAGCGGATGAAAAGACTGATGCTGTTTGTCATATAAAACCTGGTAAAAGAGCTCCAACAAATTGGTCTGCGCCCAGATCAATTAGATCATCTCCTAGCAAGCTATTTAGGGATTCGGTGCCTGAGATGAAAAATTACAATAGGCATATTGTCAACAAATCGTATATGATGCCACCACCTAGTAGGGTCGCTGATAAAGCTTGTAATAGTAGGCAGAAGCTGAAGAAGATAGTGCCGATGGATTGGAACTCAACAGCCAGCGATCTGGATTGA
- the LOC113703651 gene encoding uncharacterized protein isoform X6: MDTVGLALPEAVVAVSKLMGSEGFSSGGSGGVGAAVGIVQAGRPEGNSVTIRPSFDACSHRAGAPTMGERERNMGKRTECEHLVIKMPVMREAKIPPEPAFQYKVPDTGRFVPNGQLSNLHLGDASEELKLLSMNASQSLTTNPEAKQLHRRSGKVSGSNSGGSKRSRIVQLELSTGETGLEDMKGSSSRTGYCPAKFTVAEKSQMPKQRNNSNAKRNDKRNGRIPKSRCDSFCLKNGLVSFSSVAGGGNFVAVYGSKSDIFDGTKPVDELPLSELLDGSYNCPSLVKDKGKAVENSNENLLHLVRKAASLIWRQSPVHSQNPANINDVDNQNVSMGPFSIGACPTSRMDGEKEDSCTVNQPSNYKDSCGHMKPLAVAVDSPLCPPKDILERLALPPSKDLDSLLLDAVRPASSSRTGTDLRLGKTVFHRTGLPPFSWSHNSSGHVKSGSDTGVSSSAAFSASQDPSDELSPRLLAAAQTLYEIASHSTRQNSHEMMKWLKQPSQKTMKACTLKLSQKSEKFFVPPKASIGPDNLVKVADGMFPSKKLRLSADEKTDAVCHIKPGKRAPTNWSAPRSIRSSPSKLFRDSVPEMKNYNRHIVNKSYMMPPPSRVADKACNSRQKLKKIVPMDWNSTASDLD; the protein is encoded by the exons ATGGACACGGTGGGGTTGGCTCTTCCGGAGGCGGTGGTTGCGGTGTCTAAGCTTATGGGATCAGAGGGTTTTAGCAGCGGCGGCAGCGGAGGTGTTGGGGCTGCTGTCGGAATAGTTCAGGCTGGTCGGCCGGAGGGTAATTCGGTCACGATTCGGCCTTCTTTTGATGCATGCAGTCACAGAG CAGGTGCTCCAACTATGGGTGAAAGGGAAAGAAATATGGGAAAAAGGACGGAATGCGAACATCTTGTGATTAAGATGCCAGTGATGAGGGAAG CTAAGATTCCTCCAGAGCCAGCTTTTCAATATAAGGTACCAGATACAGGACGTTTTGTACCTAATGGACAGCTATCCAACTTACATCTTGGTGATGCTTCTGAGGAATTGAAACTGCTTAGTATGAATGCATCTCAATCTTTGACTACTAACCCAGAGGCTAAACAGTTGCATCGAAGATCTGGGAAAGTCTCAGGAAGCAATAGTGGTGGTTCAAAGAGGTCAAGAATAGTACAGTTGGAACTTTCAACCGGTGAAACTGGTTTAGAAGATATGAAGGGCAGTTCTTCTCGTACTGGATATTGTCCTGCAAAATTCACAGTTGCAG AGAAAAGTCAAATGCCTAAGCAAAGGAACAATTCAAATGCCAAGCGGAATGATAAAAGAAATGGTAGAATTCCTAAAAGCAGATGTGATTCATTCTGTCTGAAAAATGGCTTGGTTAGCTTCAGTTCTGTTGCTGGAGGAGGCAATTTTGTTG CAGTATATGGTTCCAAGTCTGACATTTTTGATGGCACAAAGCCAGTTGATGAACTGCCTCTCAGTGAACTCCTTGATGGCAGTTATAACTGTCCTAGTTTGGTAAAAGATAAGGGAAAAGCAGTTGAAAATTCAAATGAGAATCTTCTGCATTTAGTTAGAAAGGCCGCCTCTCTTATCTGGCGCCAAAGTCCTGTTCACTCCCAAAACCCTGCAAATATTAATGATGTTGATAACCAGAACGTCTCCATGGGCCCTTTCAGCATTGGTGCTTGTCCAACAAGCAGGATGGATGGTGAGAAAGAAGATTCCTGCACTGTAAATCAGCCTTCTAACTATAAG GATTCTTGTGGCCATATGAAACCACTTGCCGTTGCTGTTGATTCTCCCCTGTGTCCACCAAAAGATATCTTGGAACGACTTGCACTTCCACCATCCAAGGATTTGGACTCTCTGCTTCTGGATGCTGTGAGGCCTGCTTCATCTTCAAGAACTGGCACTGACCTCCGTTTAGGGAAGACAGTATTTCATCGAACTGGCTTGCCGCCTTTTTCTTGGTCTCATAATTCCTCTGGCCATGTTAAATCTGGTTCAGATACA GGTGTATCATCATCAGCAGCATTCTCAGCTTCCCAGGACCCTTCAG ATGAGTTGTCTCCCAGACTTTTGGCTGCTGCTCAGACACTCTatgaaattgcatctcattCCACGAGGCAGAACTCACATGAAATGATGAAGTGGTTGAAGCAACCTTCCCAGAAGACCATGAAAGCTTGCACGTTAAAATTAAGtcagaaatctgaaaaattctTTGTGCCTCCAAAAGCATCAATAGGACCCGATAATCTGGTCAAAGTTGCTGATGGTATGTTTCCTAGCAAGAAGCTTAGACTTTCAGCGGATGAAAAGACTGATGCTGTTTGTCATATAAAACCTGGTAAAAGAGCTCCAACAAATTGGTCTGCGCCCAGATCAATTAGATCATCTCCTAGCAAGCTATTTAGGGATTCGGTGCCTGAGATGAAAAATTACAATAGGCATATTGTCAACAAATCGTATATGATGCCACCACCTAGTAGGGTCGCTGATAAAGCTTGTAATAGTAGGCAGAAGCTGAAGAAGATAGTGCCGATGGATTGGAACTCAACAGCCAGCGATCTGGATTGA
- the LOC113703651 gene encoding uncharacterized protein isoform X1 has product MDTVGLALPEAVVAVSKLMGSEGFSSGGSGGVGAAVGIVQAGRPEGNSVTIRPSFDACSHRAGAPTMGERERNMGKRTECEHLVIKMPVMREAKIPPEPAFQYKVPDTGRFVPNGQLSNLHLGDASEELKLLSMNASQSLTTNPEAKQLHRRSGKVSGSNSGGSKRSRIVQLELSTGETGLEDMKGSSSRTGYCPAKFTVAEKSQMPKQRNNSNAKRNDKRNGRIPKSRCDSFCLKNGLVSFSSVAGGGNFVAVYGSKSDIFDGTKPVDELPLSELLDGSYNCPSLVKDKGKAVENSNENLLHLVRKAASLIWRQSPVHSQNPANINDVDNQNVSMGPFSIGACPTSRMDGEKEDSCTVNQPSNYKDSCGHMKPLAVAVDSPLCPPKDILERLALPPSKDLDSLLLDAVRPASSSRTGTDLRLGKTVFHRTGLPPFSWSHNSSGHVKSGSDTVKLSANRTTCPGRWVKVGNTLTPVKGSNLSMLDLKSLTYNHRLVPSGNLPSTPLGVENASSICLNISSREQGVSSSAAFSASQDPSDELSPRLLAAAQTLYEIASHSTRQNSHEMMKWLKQPSQKTMKACTLKLSQKSEKFFVPPKASIGPDNLVKVADGMFPSKKLRLSADEKTDAVCHIKPGKRAPTNWSAPRSIRSSPSKLFRDSVPEMKNYNRHIVNKSYMMPPPSRVADKACNSRQKLKKIVPMDWNSTASDLD; this is encoded by the exons ATGGACACGGTGGGGTTGGCTCTTCCGGAGGCGGTGGTTGCGGTGTCTAAGCTTATGGGATCAGAGGGTTTTAGCAGCGGCGGCAGCGGAGGTGTTGGGGCTGCTGTCGGAATAGTTCAGGCTGGTCGGCCGGAGGGTAATTCGGTCACGATTCGGCCTTCTTTTGATGCATGCAGTCACAGAG CAGGTGCTCCAACTATGGGTGAAAGGGAAAGAAATATGGGAAAAAGGACGGAATGCGAACATCTTGTGATTAAGATGCCAGTGATGAGGGAAG CTAAGATTCCTCCAGAGCCAGCTTTTCAATATAAGGTACCAGATACAGGACGTTTTGTACCTAATGGACAGCTATCCAACTTACATCTTGGTGATGCTTCTGAGGAATTGAAACTGCTTAGTATGAATGCATCTCAATCTTTGACTACTAACCCAGAGGCTAAACAGTTGCATCGAAGATCTGGGAAAGTCTCAGGAAGCAATAGTGGTGGTTCAAAGAGGTCAAGAATAGTACAGTTGGAACTTTCAACCGGTGAAACTGGTTTAGAAGATATGAAGGGCAGTTCTTCTCGTACTGGATATTGTCCTGCAAAATTCACAGTTGCAG AGAAAAGTCAAATGCCTAAGCAAAGGAACAATTCAAATGCCAAGCGGAATGATAAAAGAAATGGTAGAATTCCTAAAAGCAGATGTGATTCATTCTGTCTGAAAAATGGCTTGGTTAGCTTCAGTTCTGTTGCTGGAGGAGGCAATTTTGTTG CAGTATATGGTTCCAAGTCTGACATTTTTGATGGCACAAAGCCAGTTGATGAACTGCCTCTCAGTGAACTCCTTGATGGCAGTTATAACTGTCCTAGTTTGGTAAAAGATAAGGGAAAAGCAGTTGAAAATTCAAATGAGAATCTTCTGCATTTAGTTAGAAAGGCCGCCTCTCTTATCTGGCGCCAAAGTCCTGTTCACTCCCAAAACCCTGCAAATATTAATGATGTTGATAACCAGAACGTCTCCATGGGCCCTTTCAGCATTGGTGCTTGTCCAACAAGCAGGATGGATGGTGAGAAAGAAGATTCCTGCACTGTAAATCAGCCTTCTAACTATAAG GATTCTTGTGGCCATATGAAACCACTTGCCGTTGCTGTTGATTCTCCCCTGTGTCCACCAAAAGATATCTTGGAACGACTTGCACTTCCACCATCCAAGGATTTGGACTCTCTGCTTCTGGATGCTGTGAGGCCTGCTTCATCTTCAAGAACTGGCACTGACCTCCGTTTAGGGAAGACAGTATTTCATCGAACTGGCTTGCCGCCTTTTTCTTGGTCTCATAATTCCTCTGGCCATGTTAAATCTGGTTCAGATACAGTTAAGTTATCTGCTAATAGGACCACATGCCCAGGTAGATGGGTAAAAGTGGGAAACACTCTTACTCCTGTGAAAGGCTCAAACCTTTCGATGTTAGATTTGAAGTCGCTCACTTATAATCACAGACTAGTTCCTTCAGGAAATCTACCATCTACACCTTTGGGGGTAGAAAATGCCTCATCCATATGTCTAAACATTAGTTCCCGTGAACAGGGTGTATCATCATCAGCAGCATTCTCAGCTTCCCAGGACCCTTCAG ATGAGTTGTCTCCCAGACTTTTGGCTGCTGCTCAGACACTCTatgaaattgcatctcattCCACGAGGCAGAACTCACATGAAATGATGAAGTGGTTGAAGCAACCTTCCCAGAAGACCATGAAAGCTTGCACGTTAAAATTAAGtcagaaatctgaaaaattctTTGTGCCTCCAAAAGCATCAATAGGACCCGATAATCTGGTCAAAGTTGCTGATGGTATGTTTCCTAGCAAGAAGCTTAGACTTTCAGCGGATGAAAAGACTGATGCTGTTTGTCATATAAAACCTGGTAAAAGAGCTCCAACAAATTGGTCTGCGCCCAGATCAATTAGATCATCTCCTAGCAAGCTATTTAGGGATTCGGTGCCTGAGATGAAAAATTACAATAGGCATATTGTCAACAAATCGTATATGATGCCACCACCTAGTAGGGTCGCTGATAAAGCTTGTAATAGTAGGCAGAAGCTGAAGAAGATAGTGCCGATGGATTGGAACTCAACAGCCAGCGATCTGGATTGA
- the LOC113703651 gene encoding uncharacterized protein isoform X2, translating into MDTVGLALPEAVVAVSKLMGSEGFSSGGSGGVGAAVGIVQAGRPEGNSVTIRPSFDACSHRGAPTMGERERNMGKRTECEHLVIKMPVMREAKIPPEPAFQYKVPDTGRFVPNGQLSNLHLGDASEELKLLSMNASQSLTTNPEAKQLHRRSGKVSGSNSGGSKRSRIVQLELSTGETGLEDMKGSSSRTGYCPAKFTVAEKSQMPKQRNNSNAKRNDKRNGRIPKSRCDSFCLKNGLVSFSSVAGGGNFVAVYGSKSDIFDGTKPVDELPLSELLDGSYNCPSLVKDKGKAVENSNENLLHLVRKAASLIWRQSPVHSQNPANINDVDNQNVSMGPFSIGACPTSRMDGEKEDSCTVNQPSNYKDSCGHMKPLAVAVDSPLCPPKDILERLALPPSKDLDSLLLDAVRPASSSRTGTDLRLGKTVFHRTGLPPFSWSHNSSGHVKSGSDTVKLSANRTTCPGRWVKVGNTLTPVKGSNLSMLDLKSLTYNHRLVPSGNLPSTPLGVENASSICLNISSREQGVSSSAAFSASQDPSDELSPRLLAAAQTLYEIASHSTRQNSHEMMKWLKQPSQKTMKACTLKLSQKSEKFFVPPKASIGPDNLVKVADGMFPSKKLRLSADEKTDAVCHIKPGKRAPTNWSAPRSIRSSPSKLFRDSVPEMKNYNRHIVNKSYMMPPPSRVADKACNSRQKLKKIVPMDWNSTASDLD; encoded by the exons ATGGACACGGTGGGGTTGGCTCTTCCGGAGGCGGTGGTTGCGGTGTCTAAGCTTATGGGATCAGAGGGTTTTAGCAGCGGCGGCAGCGGAGGTGTTGGGGCTGCTGTCGGAATAGTTCAGGCTGGTCGGCCGGAGGGTAATTCGGTCACGATTCGGCCTTCTTTTGATGCATGCAGTCACAGAG GTGCTCCAACTATGGGTGAAAGGGAAAGAAATATGGGAAAAAGGACGGAATGCGAACATCTTGTGATTAAGATGCCAGTGATGAGGGAAG CTAAGATTCCTCCAGAGCCAGCTTTTCAATATAAGGTACCAGATACAGGACGTTTTGTACCTAATGGACAGCTATCCAACTTACATCTTGGTGATGCTTCTGAGGAATTGAAACTGCTTAGTATGAATGCATCTCAATCTTTGACTACTAACCCAGAGGCTAAACAGTTGCATCGAAGATCTGGGAAAGTCTCAGGAAGCAATAGTGGTGGTTCAAAGAGGTCAAGAATAGTACAGTTGGAACTTTCAACCGGTGAAACTGGTTTAGAAGATATGAAGGGCAGTTCTTCTCGTACTGGATATTGTCCTGCAAAATTCACAGTTGCAG AGAAAAGTCAAATGCCTAAGCAAAGGAACAATTCAAATGCCAAGCGGAATGATAAAAGAAATGGTAGAATTCCTAAAAGCAGATGTGATTCATTCTGTCTGAAAAATGGCTTGGTTAGCTTCAGTTCTGTTGCTGGAGGAGGCAATTTTGTTG CAGTATATGGTTCCAAGTCTGACATTTTTGATGGCACAAAGCCAGTTGATGAACTGCCTCTCAGTGAACTCCTTGATGGCAGTTATAACTGTCCTAGTTTGGTAAAAGATAAGGGAAAAGCAGTTGAAAATTCAAATGAGAATCTTCTGCATTTAGTTAGAAAGGCCGCCTCTCTTATCTGGCGCCAAAGTCCTGTTCACTCCCAAAACCCTGCAAATATTAATGATGTTGATAACCAGAACGTCTCCATGGGCCCTTTCAGCATTGGTGCTTGTCCAACAAGCAGGATGGATGGTGAGAAAGAAGATTCCTGCACTGTAAATCAGCCTTCTAACTATAAG GATTCTTGTGGCCATATGAAACCACTTGCCGTTGCTGTTGATTCTCCCCTGTGTCCACCAAAAGATATCTTGGAACGACTTGCACTTCCACCATCCAAGGATTTGGACTCTCTGCTTCTGGATGCTGTGAGGCCTGCTTCATCTTCAAGAACTGGCACTGACCTCCGTTTAGGGAAGACAGTATTTCATCGAACTGGCTTGCCGCCTTTTTCTTGGTCTCATAATTCCTCTGGCCATGTTAAATCTGGTTCAGATACAGTTAAGTTATCTGCTAATAGGACCACATGCCCAGGTAGATGGGTAAAAGTGGGAAACACTCTTACTCCTGTGAAAGGCTCAAACCTTTCGATGTTAGATTTGAAGTCGCTCACTTATAATCACAGACTAGTTCCTTCAGGAAATCTACCATCTACACCTTTGGGGGTAGAAAATGCCTCATCCATATGTCTAAACATTAGTTCCCGTGAACAGGGTGTATCATCATCAGCAGCATTCTCAGCTTCCCAGGACCCTTCAG ATGAGTTGTCTCCCAGACTTTTGGCTGCTGCTCAGACACTCTatgaaattgcatctcattCCACGAGGCAGAACTCACATGAAATGATGAAGTGGTTGAAGCAACCTTCCCAGAAGACCATGAAAGCTTGCACGTTAAAATTAAGtcagaaatctgaaaaattctTTGTGCCTCCAAAAGCATCAATAGGACCCGATAATCTGGTCAAAGTTGCTGATGGTATGTTTCCTAGCAAGAAGCTTAGACTTTCAGCGGATGAAAAGACTGATGCTGTTTGTCATATAAAACCTGGTAAAAGAGCTCCAACAAATTGGTCTGCGCCCAGATCAATTAGATCATCTCCTAGCAAGCTATTTAGGGATTCGGTGCCTGAGATGAAAAATTACAATAGGCATATTGTCAACAAATCGTATATGATGCCACCACCTAGTAGGGTCGCTGATAAAGCTTGTAATAGTAGGCAGAAGCTGAAGAAGATAGTGCCGATGGATTGGAACTCAACAGCCAGCGATCTGGATTGA
- the LOC113703651 gene encoding uncharacterized protein isoform X3 yields the protein MDTVGLALPEAVVAVSKLMGSEGFSSGGSGGVGAAVGIVQAGRPEGNSVTIRPSFDACSHRAGAPTMGERERNMGKRTECEHLVIKMPVMREAKIPPEPAFQYKVPDTGRFVPNGQLSNLHLGDASEELKLLSMNASQSLTTNPEAKQLHRRSGKVSGSNSGGSKRSRIVQLELSTGETGLEDMKGSSSRTGYCPAKFTVAEKSQMPKQRNNSNAKRNDKRNGRIPKSRCDSFCLKNGLVSFSSVAGGGNFVVYGSKSDIFDGTKPVDELPLSELLDGSYNCPSLVKDKGKAVENSNENLLHLVRKAASLIWRQSPVHSQNPANINDVDNQNVSMGPFSIGACPTSRMDGEKEDSCTVNQPSNYKDSCGHMKPLAVAVDSPLCPPKDILERLALPPSKDLDSLLLDAVRPASSSRTGTDLRLGKTVFHRTGLPPFSWSHNSSGHVKSGSDTVKLSANRTTCPGRWVKVGNTLTPVKGSNLSMLDLKSLTYNHRLVPSGNLPSTPLGVENASSICLNISSREQGVSSSAAFSASQDPSDELSPRLLAAAQTLYEIASHSTRQNSHEMMKWLKQPSQKTMKACTLKLSQKSEKFFVPPKASIGPDNLVKVADGMFPSKKLRLSADEKTDAVCHIKPGKRAPTNWSAPRSIRSSPSKLFRDSVPEMKNYNRHIVNKSYMMPPPSRVADKACNSRQKLKKIVPMDWNSTASDLD from the exons ATGGACACGGTGGGGTTGGCTCTTCCGGAGGCGGTGGTTGCGGTGTCTAAGCTTATGGGATCAGAGGGTTTTAGCAGCGGCGGCAGCGGAGGTGTTGGGGCTGCTGTCGGAATAGTTCAGGCTGGTCGGCCGGAGGGTAATTCGGTCACGATTCGGCCTTCTTTTGATGCATGCAGTCACAGAG CAGGTGCTCCAACTATGGGTGAAAGGGAAAGAAATATGGGAAAAAGGACGGAATGCGAACATCTTGTGATTAAGATGCCAGTGATGAGGGAAG CTAAGATTCCTCCAGAGCCAGCTTTTCAATATAAGGTACCAGATACAGGACGTTTTGTACCTAATGGACAGCTATCCAACTTACATCTTGGTGATGCTTCTGAGGAATTGAAACTGCTTAGTATGAATGCATCTCAATCTTTGACTACTAACCCAGAGGCTAAACAGTTGCATCGAAGATCTGGGAAAGTCTCAGGAAGCAATAGTGGTGGTTCAAAGAGGTCAAGAATAGTACAGTTGGAACTTTCAACCGGTGAAACTGGTTTAGAAGATATGAAGGGCAGTTCTTCTCGTACTGGATATTGTCCTGCAAAATTCACAGTTGCAG AGAAAAGTCAAATGCCTAAGCAAAGGAACAATTCAAATGCCAAGCGGAATGATAAAAGAAATGGTAGAATTCCTAAAAGCAGATGTGATTCATTCTGTCTGAAAAATGGCTTGGTTAGCTTCAGTTCTGTTGCTGGAGGAGGCAATTTTGTTG TATATGGTTCCAAGTCTGACATTTTTGATGGCACAAAGCCAGTTGATGAACTGCCTCTCAGTGAACTCCTTGATGGCAGTTATAACTGTCCTAGTTTGGTAAAAGATAAGGGAAAAGCAGTTGAAAATTCAAATGAGAATCTTCTGCATTTAGTTAGAAAGGCCGCCTCTCTTATCTGGCGCCAAAGTCCTGTTCACTCCCAAAACCCTGCAAATATTAATGATGTTGATAACCAGAACGTCTCCATGGGCCCTTTCAGCATTGGTGCTTGTCCAACAAGCAGGATGGATGGTGAGAAAGAAGATTCCTGCACTGTAAATCAGCCTTCTAACTATAAG GATTCTTGTGGCCATATGAAACCACTTGCCGTTGCTGTTGATTCTCCCCTGTGTCCACCAAAAGATATCTTGGAACGACTTGCACTTCCACCATCCAAGGATTTGGACTCTCTGCTTCTGGATGCTGTGAGGCCTGCTTCATCTTCAAGAACTGGCACTGACCTCCGTTTAGGGAAGACAGTATTTCATCGAACTGGCTTGCCGCCTTTTTCTTGGTCTCATAATTCCTCTGGCCATGTTAAATCTGGTTCAGATACAGTTAAGTTATCTGCTAATAGGACCACATGCCCAGGTAGATGGGTAAAAGTGGGAAACACTCTTACTCCTGTGAAAGGCTCAAACCTTTCGATGTTAGATTTGAAGTCGCTCACTTATAATCACAGACTAGTTCCTTCAGGAAATCTACCATCTACACCTTTGGGGGTAGAAAATGCCTCATCCATATGTCTAAACATTAGTTCCCGTGAACAGGGTGTATCATCATCAGCAGCATTCTCAGCTTCCCAGGACCCTTCAG ATGAGTTGTCTCCCAGACTTTTGGCTGCTGCTCAGACACTCTatgaaattgcatctcattCCACGAGGCAGAACTCACATGAAATGATGAAGTGGTTGAAGCAACCTTCCCAGAAGACCATGAAAGCTTGCACGTTAAAATTAAGtcagaaatctgaaaaattctTTGTGCCTCCAAAAGCATCAATAGGACCCGATAATCTGGTCAAAGTTGCTGATGGTATGTTTCCTAGCAAGAAGCTTAGACTTTCAGCGGATGAAAAGACTGATGCTGTTTGTCATATAAAACCTGGTAAAAGAGCTCCAACAAATTGGTCTGCGCCCAGATCAATTAGATCATCTCCTAGCAAGCTATTTAGGGATTCGGTGCCTGAGATGAAAAATTACAATAGGCATATTGTCAACAAATCGTATATGATGCCACCACCTAGTAGGGTCGCTGATAAAGCTTGTAATAGTAGGCAGAAGCTGAAGAAGATAGTGCCGATGGATTGGAACTCAACAGCCAGCGATCTGGATTGA